The Syngnathoides biaculeatus isolate LvHL_M chromosome 1, ASM1980259v1, whole genome shotgun sequence region GAGAGAGGAAATAGCGTTTTACCCTGACAAACCAAAACGCTGGCTGATTAGAGCCCAAAGCGCATTACGCAATTTACACAAAACTCCAACATAGTCTGAGCCGACAAGCACTAGAAGTCATCTGTCAGTGCAGTGAGCTGCTCCAGTCTGTTCCCACGATGATGGCATGACAGCACTTTACAAATGCGTTAACAGCCCGAGATACAGCATGCGGTAAATGGAACAAGACTGatcatttagtttttattttacaagcaTGGCAAAAATCTGGTTTGACTGAGTAGTGCATACCAGCATGATTACTTTGGTCCTGAATGCGCAACCAAAGAGCAGAAACAGAACAGAGGATTCTGACATTGAATACCGGCGCCTTCGATTCATAAAAGCTGGTGTTTAAGAAAAGGACAAATCATAAATGGGTGTAAATTTAGGGAGATAACATTGCGGTCTGTACGCTGACATCGTGTAATAAAAGATTTTTAGAATCAATTCAAAGAGAAAGCAACAAGCGCACCACCTGCAGCAAAATAGATGCAAGATCTGATTAAACTTTACAAGATTCTGGAAAGAAAGCACATGACTTCCTCCCACAAAACAAACGattacttgatttaaaaaaaatgccctcTGAGTAGTTACTCCACCTCTTTTGTCAACCaccctcaacacacacacacacacacacacacacacacacacacacacacaccacacacacacacacacacacacacacacacacacacacacacacacacagagcactTATTGTGCTGTTTCACATTGTAAACCTAGTATCTCTCCTCCCCCTCCAACAAACAAGCACAGAAGACACCGAAGACACACACAATTAGCGTACTATTCTGATGGCTCTGATTGGATCAGATCAAGGCTAAAGACAACAACCAACCAAAAAGCAGCACAGAATTCCAAAGACGATGAGGACACACCTTGAGTAACCACCGTGACTGTGTTACAGATCACAAATTGTTTAACAGCTACAAATATCAATTGGTTATCAGTCCTTagacaataaatatttaaattgggttttgttttgttttttacctgtgggaggggccaaaaGCCAGAGGTGAGTCAACGAAAGCAGCAGGAATTGTGGTAAACTCCACGTGAGCAGATGCTGGTATGTAGAAGACATTTTGAAACACCTTAAAAGGGAGAGGAAGGCACTGTATGTTAATGAGAAGCACTTTCCATTCACCGGAAAGCAGAATACAACTcgtgacaaaataattttaattaccCCATGCGTCGAGACGCACCCAAGAAGCCGGCGAGTGCTGCAAGGGTTGGGCATATATTTATGTCAAAGAACTGCCAACAGAAATGTTACTCCTGTTTAACAACTGACGCCTGCCGAAGGGACCTCCGTTTACCTTATATCGGCCGTCCAGAAAGTGCAGGGTGGAGCTGAGGGAAGTCAGGGGGCCGCGTGGATTAGGTTGGCAGCAGGCTGCTCTCAGATGATTGCCAAAGGAgggacgacaacaacaacatgcgGAGGACATCCAGCATGGCCGCCGTCAATGAGGCAGCCCCCATGGGATAAGACCCTAAAACCCAAACCTGGAAATGCTacagtagagagagagagagagagagagagagagagagagagagagagagagagagatgagagagagagagagagaggagagagagagagagagagagagagagagagaagagagagagagagagaatcaaaCAATGTGTTGAATATTATGCTAAAGCTCATatttacaatgtgatttttcttcCTGACCCATTATTTACAACAAACAGGGGTGTTTTTAATTCTTCAGGCAAATATATTCTAAACAGCCTTTATGAATTTAATAAGTTTGTCACATTACCAAGATGATCCAAACTGTGCAAGAATTAGCCGCCTATTAtcgtttgattaaaaaaaaaagaattatctATTAATTGAGGTTTGAAATATTCGACATGTAAGCCTTGAGTCTACTAAATTAACAATTAGTACTCCTCATGTAAGCAGTCTTGGTAAAATACTTTCCATACGCAAACCACTCAAagattggatgttttttccaggAAGTGAGAAAGCAAGATAAATGATACAGATAAATATTTGTAGTTTGTGTGTTGAGTTGTCAAGGCGCACCATTGATAGACAATTTTAAACTaatcagaaaataaatcaaGCAGTGTTCACGTGCATCTGCTGTGCAGAAGGTTTGTGCAATTCCATATCAGCAAATCATGTTTACCAGTTACAGCAGCACTCTGAAAGGCTTTTGGCTTGTCAAACCAACAAGCTGACACAAACCTGATTACACGGTCTGCCTCTATCCCCCTCCGGCACCCTCCGAGCatttcaggcaaaaaaaaaaaaaaaaaagtattccagTTCAAAATAATCCAGAGCAAAATATGTTTGGAAAATAGTGATTCAGTCGCATTTGTTTCACGGTGTTACAGATTTCTTCTTTATCGCCTCAAGGCTGGGTGAGACCGTCTGTCCAaaaaggctctttttttttcccccaagaatcTCCGTCAGAACAATGATCTTTGTGACCAAGAGGCACAGGTCTCAGCTTTGTTTCCCTCTACTCGTTGAAGAGACACACACTTGTCAGCCCTGTTTGCTTCCAGGCAGGTGGGGCCTCTCCTGAACACATAAACCCACACACAATTTCTTCAggctgtgaaaagaaaaaatgtattttaaatgaacTTCCACTTGAATGAGCACAATATTACTCCTGAtctttttggaaaataaataaatcacgaTGGAGACTTTCAGTTTTATATAGAGTGGACgattggttagagcgtctgcctcacagttttggggaccagggttcaaatcccggccccacctgtgtgaagtttgtattTTTCTCCCCTTgtctgtctgggttttctccggtttcctcccacatccccaaaacatgcatgataggttaattgaagactctaaattcgcTATTagggtgaatgtgagtgcgaatggttgtttgttgcaatgtgccctgtgattgactggtaaccagttgagggtgtacctcgcctcctccccgaagatagctgggataggctccagtactcccacaaccgttatgaggataagcagctcagataatggatggatggatggatgacgtaCCATTTAGGAATAGTCTTTTTCTGCACTTTCCCTTCATTTGCAGTGGCTCAGGAGCATGCTTACAATTAaatgttgtactttattttattactgGTGTCACTCATTACCTTGCAGGTACTGTTGAGCTGCTAATTACAACAGCTTGGATCTCCTGAATCACAACCTCATTATTAGGTACGTTTGGTTCATTAATGTAAATGTACATACTTTTCTCGTTGCATGGACTTCTACACTTGCACAATGTAACGACATACAAAAACAGCTGATGCAATGATAATCATAAAACTTGGCTTTCCCTGACAATCCCAGAGACGGTCATTtaaaacacgcacgcacgcacacacacgcacgcacacactaatAATTGTGATTACTTTGTGAATAGGTGTGAAATCTCTACTACTCTCCAAGTGTCAATTAAAGTGTGTTTATCTTTGGTATGGTCGAATTTTGACAATGGACAAACTCACTAATAAAACCATGATGAAAATGGAACTGACCACCAACAGGAGGGGGGATGAATGCAAACAAATGCATTGCTACAttgcacattaaaatacagcatGCATTCTAAATCGTGAGCGTGCAGTCCGTGTATTTTAGCAAGATGATAATAACAGGTATCAGAACAGATTTGGATTCAATCATACTGTAGTCACAGGAGGCCGATCTTCAGCGATTGATTCATTGCGTTAACAAGGCATTACAAACGACTGGATCGGGATTATGCGGAATCCAGTGGATCACTTGTATGTATTGTTATTGACACGGGGAGTAGTGTACCTGTTTAATCCGGGCTCCTTTAAGGCACCTTCAACCTAACAGCTGCTGGCATCGATGACTTATTTACATGCTGTGGCCACGGGTTCagcgcatgattttttttaaaaatgctcctCCCACCACACCGTATCAAAAGTAAATTGGAGTCGTACTCATTCGTCCTCTAATTCGTGCGACCGCCGTCCCGTGTTAAATCCTCGCCGTCCCCCACATTGCAGTAAATTGGGTCACTACCGCTCTCGCTTAGCTGATGTGCCCCGAGACCAGTCACCATCAAGACACTTCTACTATATACAAGCATATCCGGTGGCGATTTCAAAATGCGGCATCTGATAAGCAACAACTCACCGCGTTTAGTGGGATAAAGACAATGATACAATtcattctgagaaaaaaaagaggtaatGGAGTTAGCAACCAAGATTCATTGCTACAGAATGCATATAGCTGTATCAGTAAATCCGTTGAAGCGTCACTGGTTAATAAAGGACAAATTAGTAATCCTACTGTTTCCGGCAGGCGGCACCTGCTAACCTCGATTGAAATCAAGATGCGAAACAGTAACActaacctttttatttttattttgtgcgcATCGCTGAATTGTAGCAGCAGTTTCGATGAAGACAACACAAGTCATGGGGTGAAATTTTACGATAACGGCGTCCGGCTTTGGCTTCACCAACGTTGCAATATGGACCAAAATGGCGACAGCACCTTCCTACAACCGTCACTGCGATTGGTCAATTGATCTTGTTTGAGCGTTTTAATTGGCGatagattttattttgacagccCCTATCCGGCGATAGCTCACTGGAAACGGACTTGTGTTTTCGGGAcaagtaaaatgttttaaataaaccATTCATCTTTCCTCATGCCTCGTTAGACTAACCCAGACCAGCATCTAAAACACCCGTGAGTGGATTATGCTTAATTCCCGATAGCAGTGCATTGCTAACCGCTAATGATTAAATGCCAaccattttaaatgactttGTGTTTGACACGTTGTTGACACGTAGTGAGCTCACGATGGCTGACAGTCCTACAACAATTGACGCGAGCGGAAAGTTCTCCGGAGGAGAGGAGCAACCAGCAAGAGAAGAAGGTGGTGGAGGAGAACCGGAGAAGGATGCGGGAGGTGGTTTGACGGATGCCAAGAGAGAAGTGTTGGAGAGATGCCTCCACGCTCTCAAACATGCTAACAACGATAGCCATACTTTGGCTGCACTACTTCTGGTACGTTCCATCCTCACTCCGTATTTAATAAGACACAGGATACATTTTAAACTTGTGGTTTAATATGagcattttctgaaccgctgatcctcacgaggatcgcgggggtgctggagccaatttcagctgtcatcgggcaggaggcggggaacacgctgaactggttgccagtcagtcccagggcacatggagacaatcacaatcacatctaggggcaatttagagtctccaattaatgcatgttttggggatgtgggaggaaaccacagcacccaaagaaaacccacgcaggcatggggagaacatgcaaactccacacgggtggggctgtgatttgaaccccagtcctcagaaccatgaggtCAATGTTCTAACCAGGTGCACCATCCTGCCACCAGAGCAACAATACGTTACATTCAAATGTAAACAGTTGCTCATGTGAAACTTAGTGTGTAACTTTTGACACTTTTTCAATGCACttctgtagtgtgtgtgtgatcaaaatcattcatttccaaGGACCATAATGTTTAGTGTTCATTGTCAGCAGTCACAACTGACATTAACGTGATGGACAAGTATTCATAGCAATGGAGAAGTGGAAGACAGGTGAAGAAGAGAGTACAGGCAGGACGGAGAGGACAGAGGCTGTCATGTCTGGAAGGAGGGAAGTGAGACCACCCATGTTGTGTAATTTGGAGATGACCAGGAGACAGCTGGAAGGAGCAGAATTGAGTGCTACAATGTAATTGGGGGGGTCAGGTTTGGACCCTTAGAGAATATTTCTAAAGACGATGCACATGCTCACAGAATTATTATTAGGAAATGCTAAGCCAAAAAGCATCGTACAAATCTTCATAAAAGAGGGCCTTTATTTGCACTCACTCaatgtgtttattattgtaTATGTATGGATATGAATTCAACTTCATGTCATTTGGAGGTTTTGTGATGACGTTTATCACTTATGTACAGCAGAATTTATTAATTTCCATTTATCTCCTTTCAAACATGCCTGAAAGAGTCTTGAAAAGTGATTGAAttgaattttcttcttttcattctcAGATCACACGTTTGTGCCCTGCTTGCCAACTGGACAAACCCACCTTGAGGTGCATCTTTGAGGCCGTGGGTCTCCACTTTCCAGCCCGGCTCTTGGTGACCGCAATGAAGGGGACCGGGGACCCGAGCCTGCCCCTTCATGAGCTTCTTTCGTTGGGTACAGCTCTGTTGTCTGCCCTCAGCACCGATCCAGACATGGCCTCTCAGCCTCAGCTCCTCGCCACCATTCCCTTATTGCTTGAAATTTTAGCATGCAATCCAACAAACCAAAAGCAGACAGGGGCCCAAAATGGAGAGACTGAGCAAATTCCAGAAAGCATGAGCGACGAGGCTAAATTAGACCGAGAACCTGAGACCAGTGAGCAAAAGGCCGAGCCCGAGGATGAGGATAATGGAGAGACTCACCCAAAATCACCGCTTGTAAAGCTCGATGAAGCCATGGCTGCAGACTGCTTCCAGATTCTGACTGCCGTGTGTACCCAACCCAGGGGTCCTGACCATCTGCTTAACCGTGGTGCTGTTCCTGCTCTGTGCCAGGCTTTACAACAGAACCAGACCTTGAGCCAAAAGATGGGGCTTCCCCTGCTTATATGCCTCCTCTCGGGTAAAAGCAAAGACAAAGCGTGGCGCAGACACTCACCTGAGTTGCTGACCTTGTTGGTGAAGATGTCCAAAGACTTTTGCAAATCCACTGACCAGACCAGCCTGGATATGTGCTCCCTCTTGGTCCACATTCTCCCCCCAGGAAGCATCACAGTTGACAGGGAGGTGCTGAAGGATGTAGTGAGCCGAGTTTGGGGGGCACTGCGACCCATGGTGCAGGCTAAATTGACGCAGCAACAGATCGGGCCAGTTTTGGTCCTCAGCGCATGTCTGCTTGATTTGTATGGTTGGGAACTGGCTGGACCACCAAAGTTCTGCTGCTTACTGGTGAATCGAGCTTGTGTAGAGGTCCGGATGGGATTGGAAGAACCGCCAGGAACTTATCTGAGCCAAGAGCTGCAGAACACGCTCACAGGTAGCTGCACTTTGTAAATACAATCttcttaaatattttcatgtttttttaatatactgttAGTACCATACTTTGGCTTGTGTTGAACAACGTATCACCTGTTTCTATGATAAGTTTCCAATAGGAGCAAAAAGCAGTATAAAACACGTGGCAGACTTAAATTGCCTGATAAATATACTACAGAGCATTGATAAATACACTTTATGGcctgaaataaataatgataacaCTAAAATGGGGTCATAAACAGGGCGGCACCATGAAACTTAGCACGTGTTCAAACAGTGTGAAGTTCCTTCTCGTCATCGTCCAGGTTGCTACCGGATCATGGAAGCGGCCATCGAGCAGGCCTGCAGCCCGGCAATTATTTCTCCTGCCTCGCCCGTTCAGAGCTCCGTCTTCTCCCTAAGTCTGCAGCAGAGCAGGCAGGTCCTCGGTGTAATGGAGGAGGCCTTCTCGGCTCTGATGTACTACCTGCAACAGGTGAGAGGATGAGTTTGAAAAGCTTCCGCTTTTATATTGgcgaggagaaaaaaatgcaagtgtGTGCGTTGGAGTGGGATCATGAGTTAATGTTCTTTTCCTGTTTTCCAAGGTGGACCAGAGTCGCTATGGCGAGCCTTTTCTTTTCGCTACATTCCGGTGCCTGTGCACTTGGCTGGCCGAGGAGACTTCCTGCCTGAAGGAGGAAGTGACCGCGCTGCTGCCAATCCTCATCGGCTACTCGCGGAGCCACCTGGTGGCCGAGAGCTCCCAGCACGGACTCTCTGCCTGGTTGGGTAAGATGGCTGTCGCAGATGAGAGCGGGACCTGGACGGGCGAAGAGGCGCTTCGGTACAGTAACAAGACTTTTGATGTATTTGTGAATTGGTTTAGTATTACATGAGTATTTTGAGACTTTACTACCTTTTTCAGATATCTCCTGCCAGCGCTGTGTCACCTCTCTGCTGAGGAAGGGCCCAGGAAGGTGCTGCTCACCCTTGACACGCCCGCCTTGCTTGTGTCCTACCTGTCAAACAGCTTTACTTGCTTAAAGGGTAAAAGTGGAGCGTCTTCAGTGAGGTACCCCAGCATGGAGACTGCCTGCTCGGCCCTCCTCAACTTCTCTGTCACAGAACCTGAAAGAGTCAGGTAGCAGCCGTTGTCATTCCATACCCTCGTGTCAAATAGTTTTATTTACTCCTTGAGCACATTGATCCCAATCTACAGaaacaattacattattttccactagatggcagaagatacataattaatgcttttttttgttcagcGGTGTGCTGCgagtttttcaaatgtaaaatatggatTTTGGCTCAAAAAATGATGGGAAAGGTTGTTCTACCACACCATTTGTAGTGCGACGTTATGTTTTCCAGGAAGGATCAGTGTTTCAAAACATTGGAGAAGCACCTGAGTGAAGCACTTCCTGTTTTGGTGAACAAATCGAGCCTCCTTGTCCTTGCAGCTAATTACTGCACTTTGGGTCTGATGATTGGAAGACTGAAGGAAGCTCCAACAGGTAATGTTGTCctagtaaatatttatttactgtctttttttttttttttaccctctttGCTTTTAACATTGATTCTCAAAATTGTGGTACCAGTACCACTTGTGCCagtggtgctcaatgcgtcaatcgcgaggcagtttcggtcgatcgcgatggggtgctgagaaaaaaaaaaaagatatcagccgtatttttttttaactttagctcaccgcgcatgtgcaaacaacgacagtacaggaaagcACGCTggcagtgagttcccccctattttaagctctcgcttaagaaatcttaacaaacatgagtatggatgctgcagtaaagaagacaaaaatgtatcactttcatacggaatgggaggcggccAACTTTttaacgatgtcattttcgaagtgcgtttgactcatctgccagtgtagtgaaatgtggagcagcatttttttaactgtttatggaaaatacgactcTGACATTCTgtcgaaaagcaagctgagaatgagaaaagttaaCAAACTAAAATctcaattggccgcacagcagtcacttttcacagagttcaacagcgaaagccaccaCCGACGCATCGTTTCCgcgttcgtcacatcatcgttaataataAGAACTCCTTCCAAGacagagagatggtaaaagaggcatagctgactcgttgttctgatcttttaaaaataaggcggaaatattatcttcaataaaatctctgcagctgtaaagatCGTGAGAGACTGAAGGCTTGACAAGTAGATcttaaggtaaaaaaaagtcgtggGTATTTCTGGTTTGTGGTATGTGGGCTCCCTCTAGAGGTTTGTTTAAGGACACGTGGTATGTGAATAAATGTGCTACATCAAAGAATAGAAACtgaagtacagttcagttgtatttaacgttAATCTTTGATAAGCATGTCTTTAAACTTCATCAAGgtaccatttttatttattttatgactaCACCAGCTAAGGTGCTCACAGAGATGGCCAGAGAGTActtgtgtcttctggtaggaaagtggAGGAGATTTGGTTGTGGAGCCTCAGAGTACACAATCATACAAGGGAAGCGGTTAGCAAAGAAGATGTGGGACACATTGAGAGGACTGACGAGaacagaagtatttgaacaccctgctatattgcaagttctcccacttagaaatcatggaagggtctgaaattttcatcgtaggtgcatgtccactgtgaaagagataatataaaaagaaaaatccagaaatcacagcgtatgatttttaatgatttgtgtgatacagctgcaaataattatttgaacacctgagaaaaccaatgttaatatttgtttgcaattacagaggtcaaacgtttcctgtagttgttcaccaggtttgcacacactgcaggagggattttgacccactcctccacacagatcttctctagatcagacagctttctgggctgttgctgagaaaaagggagtttcagctccctccaaagattttctattgggtttggatCTGGAGAcgggctaggccacaccagtaccttttatatgcttcttacggagccactccttggttttcctggctgtgtgcttcgggtcattgtcatgttgaaagacccagccacgacccatcttcaatgctctgactgaggggaaagaggttgttccccaaaatctcacagtacatggccgcggttatcctctccttaatacagtgcagtcgtcctgtcccatgtgcagaaaaacaccccgaaaccttgatgctaccacccccatgtgtcacagtagggatggtgttcttaggatggaaatcatcattcgtcttcctccaaacacggttagtggaattatgaccaaaaagatccacggccaggacgaaaacctcATTGCTCCTCCTCAATCTGAGATTCAATTTTTTTGATTGACCCTCCTCTCCGGCACCCCTGactagaccttaccagggaggccaGTAGTTGGTACACACCGTCCGGTCCCCCGTCTTTAAAAAGAGGGTGCACCACCCTAGTTGGCCACTCTAGAGGCGTAAATAGCatctgttggggaaaaaaataaaactaaaattgcCCGGACAAAGTTGTATTGATCAATAAAATGGATTTATCACACAGCCTTAATACAAATACAGTGTGTGCTATTGCCATTGTCGTTGCTGAATTATTTCATTGACGCCGAGGGCACCCAGATGGCCAATGAAAAAATACCAATTTGATTTAATCATCCAGCATATAATACCCAGCGGGGAAAACGGCATTTAAAATGGCAACcattatattatacatttaatTGGCGGAGTTTCGTTCCTACATTGGCAACATAACGTTTATTTGCGCAAGTTGGAATGTGCAATAGTTAAACACTAAGCTATGCTAATGCAGTAGTAAAGTTTACAGTTATTGTAAAAATTTGTATGGAAAAACGGCAGTAATTGAGCTTACCTTTTGCAGCATGATGACATTCTTACACAAAATCCTCCTAaattctccttctcctcctctccaGGTTCAGCTGAAGGCAGTCAGAGGCGCTTCTTTTCCACGGCTCTCCGTTTTCTCCACAGCGCTCTGAACTCTGAGCTCAGCCCGGGTCCGGTCAAGCTGAGCCCCGGCTGGCAGGACAGCTGGGACGAGGTCGCTGAGCTCTGGAGGTTGTCCCTGCAGGCTCTGGGGGGCTGTGTCTGCTCTCAACCGTGGATCACTGCACTGATCAGAGAGGAAGGATGGCTGAGGAACACGCTGGGCATGCTGGGTCGCTGTAGTGCGCTACCCGACCAGCACACGCAGAAGGCGCTTGAGGAGGCTCTGTGCGCCTTGGCTGACCAGTGCCCTCTCTCCAAACACGACATTGGAGATGCGATGAACAGGGACGAAAAAGGAGTTTTGAGCCGCATGAGCAACCTGAAGAAAGCCATAGGAgtcaaataaaaggaaaaaaaaatcattactgaATCTAAGGTGTGTATCTTTCAAGTCATGAAAAATGAGCTTTGATTAAATTGCTATATTTTCACAGCTGAAAATACACGTCAAAATGTTCGAAGATTTAATAAAGAAATATTTTCTTACAGAAcgcaactgtattttttttccgttgCACTTAATGACATTACCTCTTTCGCCACAAGGTGGTGTCATCACATTCGGCACctcctatttttttctgttctggaTGTAATTAATTTGATTTCATGTTGAGACATCAGAAATGGGTACATTCAAAACAGTGTATTAATTAAATTTGAATGATTGTCCCTACTGGGAACAGGATGCAACTGAAAAGTATCCAAAATTAGTGTTAAAGTGTACTGTATCAAAACTGGTAGGCATTGGTTTTACATTTTGGTCATCTTAAGTGAGTTACAAAAGAAGGATAATATATTTTAAGCCGCTCTCAGTGTGATACGCAGCAGCTTAataacatctaaaaataaaataagaaatacaCGAGGATGCAttgttaaaattcaaaattgagcatgataatttaaaaaacattttatttgaattcatGTGATTTTGCTGTACCAAGGCTAAGGTGATAATTCAATTAAAGCACTGCATACTCTAAAAGCATTTCTTGaagtttttacaccaagtaccaccccccccccaaaaaaaatcacactccaAGTACCACGATCATAACCAACATTAAGATGAAGTGCTGAAAATATGAAGGcctatttaatattttcaatgtAGTCATTGATAGTGTAGTGCTACACTTGCCTAACTTTGGCACAGGCaacgtgggttcaattcccactcagtgatggtat contains the following coding sequences:
- the ncdn gene encoding neurochondrin isoform X2 — translated: MADSPTTIDASGKFSGGEEQPAREEGGGGEPEKDAGGGLTDAKREVLERCLHALKHANNDSHTLAALLLITRLCPACQLDKPTLRCIFEAVGLHFPARLLVTAMKGTGDPSLPLHELLSLGTALLSALSTDPDMASQPQLLATIPLLLEILACNPTNQKQTGAQNGETEQIPESMSDEAKLDREPETSEQKAEPEDEDNGETHPKSPLVKLDEAMAADCFQILTAVCTQPRGPDHLLNRGAVPALCQALQQNQTLSQKMGLPLLICLLSGKSKDKAWRRHSPELLTLLVKMSKDFCKSTDQTSLDMCSLLVHILPPGSITVDREVLKDVVSRVWGALRPMVQAKLTQQQIGPVLVLSACLLDLYGWELAGPPKFCCLLVNRACVEVRMGLEEPPGTYLSQELQNTLTGCYRIMEAAIEQACSPAIISPASPVQSSVFSLSLQQSRQVLGVMEEAFSALMYYLQQVDQSRYGEPFLFATFRCLCTWLAEETSCLKEEVTALLPILIGYSRSHLVAESSQHGLSAWLGKMAVADESGTWTGEEALRYLLPALCHLSAEEGPRKGKSGASSVRYPSMETACSALLNFSVTEPERVRKDQCFKTLEKHLSEALPVLVNKSSLLVLAANYCTLGLMIGRLKEAPTGSAEGSQRRFFSTALRFLHSALNSELSPGPVKLSPGWQDSWDEVAELWRLSLQALGGCVCSQPWITALIREEGWLRNTLGMLGRCSALPDQHTQKALEEALCALADQCPLSKHDIGDAMNRDEKGVLSRMSNLKKAIGVK
- the ncdn gene encoding neurochondrin isoform X1, with protein sequence MADSPTTIDASGKFSGGEEQPAREEGGGGEPEKDAGGGLTDAKREVLERCLHALKHANNDSHTLAALLLITRLCPACQLDKPTLRCIFEAVGLHFPARLLVTAMKGTGDPSLPLHELLSLGTALLSALSTDPDMASQPQLLATIPLLLEILACNPTNQKQTGAQNGETEQIPESMSDEAKLDREPETSEQKAEPEDEDNGETHPKSPLVKLDEAMAADCFQILTAVCTQPRGPDHLLNRGAVPALCQALQQNQTLSQKMGLPLLICLLSGKSKDKAWRRHSPELLTLLVKMSKDFCKSTDQTSLDMCSLLVHILPPGSITVDREVLKDVVSRVWGALRPMVQAKLTQQQIGPVLVLSACLLDLYGWELAGPPKFCCLLVNRACVEVRMGLEEPPGTYLSQELQNTLTGCYRIMEAAIEQACSPAIISPASPVQSSVFSLSLQQSRQVLGVMEEAFSALMYYLQQVDQSRYGEPFLFATFRCLCTWLAEETSCLKEEVTALLPILIGYSRSHLVAESSQHGLSAWLGKMAVADESGTWTGEEALRYLLPALCHLSAEEGPRKVLLTLDTPALLVSYLSNSFTCLKGKSGASSVRYPSMETACSALLNFSVTEPERVRKDQCFKTLEKHLSEALPVLVNKSSLLVLAANYCTLGLMIGRLKEAPTGSAEGSQRRFFSTALRFLHSALNSELSPGPVKLSPGWQDSWDEVAELWRLSLQALGGCVCSQPWITALIREEGWLRNTLGMLGRCSALPDQHTQKALEEALCALADQCPLSKHDIGDAMNRDEKGVLSRMSNLKKAIGVK